In the genome of Campylobacter concisus, the window AGGCAGCTATTTTTAGCTTAGTTGATGCAGTCGAATACGAAAAAGGCAAAATCGTTAGCAAAACGCTCGTAAAGAACGAAAACGGCTCAATGTCATTACTTAGTTTTGACACAGACCAAGAGCTCTCAACTCACGCAGCACCAGGTGATGCACTACTTATCGCACTTGATGGCGAGATGAAGCTAACTATTGGTGATGAACATTTTGATATCAAAAAAGGCGATACCATCGTGCTTCCAGGTAAAATACCACATGGATTAAAGATAAAAGATAAATTTAAAATGCTTTTAATCGTCACTAAAGACAAAATGTAATACCAAGCCCTATCTTTAGGGCTTTTATATTTTATATATCACGTTAAATTTACCCTTAATAACCCAAAAAGCAAAGTCATAATATAATCTCTTTTAAAATTTAAAGAAAAACTATGAAAAAAGAAAATTCCAAGCTATTTTTATTGCTATTTTTAGGTGCCCTCTCTGCATTTGGACCATTTGTTACAGATCTTTATTTGCCAGCACTTCCGGCTATTACCGAGTGGTTTAAAACAAGTGTCACAGCTACGCAATTAACGATCACGACATCGATGGCAGGCTTAGCCATAGGTCAGCTCATAGTTGGCCCAATAAGTGATAAATTTGGCCGAAAACTGCCCCTTACCATCTCGCTCATCGTCTATACGATAAGTACGATTTTTATATTTTTTGCGCAAAATATCCAGTTTTTTATCTTTATGAGAATTATTCAAGGGCTTGCAAGTGCCGGTAGTTTGGTTATTTCAAGGGCTGTTGTTAGTGATCTTTATAAGGGCCATGAAATGACTAAATTTTTAGCCTTATGATGGTCGTAAATGGTCTAGCCCCGATACTTTCACCAATAGGCGGCAGTTTGCTGCTTAAATTTACTGACTGGCGTGGCATCTTTATGGCACTTACTATCATTGGTATTTTACTTTTTATCGCAAACTTTTATTTCAAAGAGAGCTTAAGTCAGTCAAATCGCTTAAAAATGCCTTTGCTAGTGACTTATAGTGTTTTTGGTAAAATTTTAAGAAAGAAAAAATTTATGCTTTTCGTAAGCATTCAGACATTTGCAATGGGTGCGATGTTTGCCTATATAGCGTCATCTTCGTTTATTTTTCAAGAATTTTATTCTCTAAGTCCAGTAAGCTACAGCTTTTGTTTTGCTTCAAATGGTTTAGGGCTTGTTATAGGAGCAAGGCTTGCTAGTCTTTTAAATGAGAGAAAAGCGCTCAAAACTGGGCTTTTTGGCACCTTGTTTGCTAGCATTTTTATTGCTTTCATGCTTTGTTTTAAATTTGAAGTGATCGGCGTCATTATCGCATTTTTTTTATTGCTTCTTTTTACAGGATTTGTCTTGCCAACTGCTTCATCGCTAGCCATGAACGAAGGTAGAGAATACGCAGGCTCAGCCTCAGCGATACTTGGATTTTGCCCATTTTTCTTAGGTGGAGTCGTCTCTCCGCTAGTTGGGCTTGGTGATATATTTTATTCGACTTCTATTGTTATTTTAGCTTGCACATTACTTGCTTTGATATCATTTTTTAGGTTAAAAAGAGTTGCGTAAAATTTATCTTATTTCAAATACAAAAACGGCTGATGAGAGCGTTGTAAATTTAAGCGTTAGCAAGATAGAGTTTTTAAAATTTGAACTAAATTTAAGTGATTATGACGTGCTGGTAGCCACTTCTAAAAATGCTTTTAATGCATTAAAATTTAACAATATAAAAGCTATAAATTTGCCAGTCTTTGCCATCGCAAATAGTTGTGCGGCAGCTGCAAGAGAGTTTGGATTTAGTGAAATTTACACCGGAAATAATGCTCACGGAGACGACTTTGCAAGAGAAATTTTACCACTTTTAAAGGGCAAAAAAGTTCTCTATCTAAAAGGTAAAGATAGTGCTTCAAATTTCTTAGAAATTCTGCAAAATGGCGGCGTAAATATAAAAGCGATCATCGCCTATGAAAATGTCTTAAATCCTTGCAAAATGGAGCTAAAACCACTAAAAAATAGTATCTTGATCTTCGCTTCTCCGCTAAATGTCAAAAATTTTCTTAGTAATTTTGGCTGGGATGAGAGCTATCAAGCGATAAGCATTGGAAAGGTCACTGCAAAAGAGCTAAAATTTACCGAGCCAATAGTGAGCCAAAGTCAAGATATAAACGCCTGTATCGCGCTTGCCAAAACATTACTTTAAGCAAAGAATTTATATAATTTTATTGCCTGAGTGAAGCGAGTCAGCATTTTACGGGGTCCAACACTTTTTTGTTAGCGAAAAGGTATGGATGCCTTGTGATGTGGCTTCGTTTGAGTCTGAAAAGGCGAGAAGTTGCAACCGTTTGGTATCCATCTATTTGCAAGATTGGCTTTGTTTATGGGCCACTCTTCTATGCGACGCCCACTCGGGTTTTTTAAATTTACGGAGATGAAATGAATATTCTCATAATAGGAAGTGCGGCCGCGAATACGCCATTGCTCTAAAACTAAAAAACGAAAAAAATATAAATTTATACTTTGCGCCAGGAAATGGTGCGACCTCACGCCTTGGCGAGAATTTAAATATAAAAGACTTTTATGAGCTTGCAAAATTTGCTAAACAAAATGATATCGCTCTAACTATCGTAGGCCCTGAAGCGACGCTTAGTGAAGGCGTAGTGGATATCTTTAAAAAAGAGGGCTTGCTTATATTTGGACCAAGCAAAGCAGCTGCTAGACTTGAAGCCAGTAAGGCCTATATGAAGGACTTTTTAGCTAGAAATAATATAAAAACTGCAAGATATTTAAACACAGACGATAAAGAAAAAGCATTTAAATTTATTGATACCTTAAGCGCTCCGATGGTCGTAAAGGCCGATGGCCTTTGTGCTGGCAAAGGCGTTATAATCGCAAATTCTAAAGAAGAAGCCAAAGAGGCAGTTAGCGACATGCTAAGCGGAGCCAGCTTTGGTGATGCTGGTAAATTTGTTGTCGTTGAAGAGTTTTTAGACGGCTTTGAGCTAAGTTTTTTTGCTATTTGTGACGGCGAAAATTTTGTAAGTTTGCCAGTGGCACAAGATCATAAACGTCTGCTTGATAATGACGAAGGTCCAAATACTGGCGGCATGGGTGCTTATGCTCCAAGTCCGCTTGCTTCAAAAGAGCTGATAAAAAGGGTTGAAGAAGAGGTTGTAAAGCCAACTTTAAAAGGGATGAAAAACGAGGGCAGTCCGTTTTGTGGAGTACTTTTTGTAGGGCTAATGATCGTGAAAAATGAGCCTTATGTACTTGAGTTTAACGTAAGATTTGGCGATCCTGAGTGCGAGGTATTGATGCCATTAATTGACGGAAATCTAAGCGAAATTTTACTAAATGCTGCAAAGGGCGAGCTAAAGCCTATTAGTTTAAAAGATGAATTTGCAGTTGGCGTTGTGATGGCTAGTAAGGACTATCCGTATAAAAGTAGTCCAAAAGCTAAAATTTCAGTTTTAAATAATGTAAAAGATGCTCACATTGCTTATGCTGGTGTTAGCGAGCAAGGCGGAGAAATTTA includes:
- a CDS encoding uroporphyrinogen-III synthase produces the protein MRKIYLISNTKTADESVVNLSVSKIEFLKFELNLSDYDVLVATSKNAFNALKFNNIKAINLPVFAIANSCAAAAREFGFSEIYTGNNAHGDDFAREILPLLKGKKVLYLKGKDSASNFLEILQNGGVNIKAIIAYENVLNPCKMELKPLKNSILIFASPLNVKNFLSNFGWDESYQAISIGKVTAKELKFTEPIVSQSQDINACIALAKTLL